In Streptomyces sp. NBC_01551, one DNA window encodes the following:
- a CDS encoding MFS transporter: MPKTAAPAPLAADPSRWKALVFIALAQLMVVLDATIVNIALPSAQTDLGISDGNRQWVITAYALAFGGLLLFGGRIADKWGRKNAFIVGLIGFALASALGGAANGEAMMLGARALQGAFGALLAPAALSLLAVMFTDAKERAKAFGIYGAIAGGGGAVGLILGGFLTEYLNWRWTFFVNIPFAIAAAVGAWLVIREPAGGRNRAPLDIPGVILSTLGLVALVYGFTRAESAGWSDTVTVAMFVASATLLAAFVFVESRVKSPLLPLRVLLERNRGGVYLSLGLAVIAMFGLFLFLTYYLQVVKGFSPVKTGFAFLPMIAGMITGSTQIGARLMTRVAPRLLMGPGFLLAATGMLLLTQLEVGSSYPALILPAQLLLGLGMGTAFMPAMSLATHGVQPADAGVASAMVNTSQQVGGAIGTALLNTIAASATTAYLTDHAAEAAAGGPAAKLIQAQAMVEGYASAIWWAVGILVASSAIAFALINTGRPGAGTPVASGDRDGAEAEVKIPVIAH; this comes from the coding sequence ATGCCAAAAACAGCCGCGCCCGCGCCGCTGGCTGCCGACCCCAGCCGCTGGAAGGCACTCGTCTTCATAGCCCTGGCCCAGCTGATGGTCGTGCTCGACGCGACCATCGTGAACATCGCCCTCCCGTCCGCCCAGACCGACCTCGGCATCTCGGACGGCAACCGCCAGTGGGTCATCACCGCGTACGCGCTGGCCTTCGGCGGACTGCTCCTCTTCGGCGGCCGCATCGCCGACAAGTGGGGCCGCAAGAACGCGTTCATCGTCGGCCTCATCGGCTTCGCCCTGGCCTCCGCGCTCGGCGGCGCCGCCAACGGCGAGGCGATGATGCTCGGCGCCCGCGCCCTCCAGGGTGCCTTCGGCGCACTGCTCGCCCCGGCCGCGCTCTCCCTGCTGGCCGTCATGTTCACCGACGCCAAGGAGCGCGCCAAGGCCTTCGGCATCTACGGTGCGATCGCCGGTGGCGGTGGCGCCGTGGGCCTGATCCTCGGCGGCTTCCTCACCGAGTACCTGAACTGGCGCTGGACCTTCTTCGTCAACATCCCGTTCGCGATCGCCGCGGCCGTGGGTGCCTGGCTGGTCATCCGTGAGCCCGCCGGCGGCCGCAACCGCGCGCCGCTCGACATCCCCGGCGTGATCCTGTCCACGCTCGGCCTCGTCGCGCTGGTGTACGGCTTCACCCGCGCCGAGTCGGCCGGCTGGTCCGACACGGTCACCGTGGCCATGTTCGTCGCCTCCGCGACGCTGCTCGCCGCGTTCGTGTTCGTCGAGTCCCGCGTGAAGTCCCCGCTGCTGCCGCTGCGCGTCCTGCTGGAGCGCAACCGCGGCGGTGTCTACCTCTCGCTGGGCCTGGCCGTCATCGCGATGTTCGGCCTGTTCCTCTTCCTGACGTACTACCTCCAGGTCGTGAAGGGCTTCTCGCCCGTCAAGACCGGCTTCGCCTTCCTGCCGATGATCGCGGGCATGATCACGGGCTCCACCCAGATCGGCGCCCGGCTGATGACGCGGGTCGCGCCGCGGCTGCTGATGGGCCCGGGCTTCCTGCTCGCCGCCACCGGCATGCTGCTGCTGACCCAGCTGGAGGTCGGATCCTCCTACCCGGCGCTGATCCTGCCGGCGCAGCTGCTGCTCGGCCTCGGCATGGGTACGGCCTTCATGCCGGCCATGTCCCTGGCCACGCACGGGGTGCAGCCGGCCGACGCCGGTGTGGCCTCCGCGATGGTCAACACCTCGCAGCAGGTGGGCGGCGCGATCGGCACCGCCCTGCTGAACACGATCGCCGCCTCGGCGACGACCGCGTACCTGACCGACCACGCGGCCGAGGCCGCGGCGGGCGGCCCGGCGGCGAAGCTGATCCAGGCGCAGGCCATGGTCGAGGGCTACGCCTCGGCCATCTGGTGGGCCGTCGGCATCCTGGTCGCCAGCTCGGCCATCGCCTTCGCCCTGATCAACACGGGACGTCCGGGCGCGGGCACCCCGGTGGCCTCCGGCGACCGCGACGGCGCCGAGGCCGAGGTGAAGATCCCGGTGATCGCCCACTGA
- a CDS encoding dioxygenase has product MPALYLSHGAPPLADDPLWPGELAAWSARLPRPRAILMVSAHWEEAPLALGATEPVPLVHDFRGFPEHYYRVRYDAPGAPALAASVRKLLRAPGTPVQDVPARGLDHGAYVPLVEMYPEADIPVLQISLPTLDPARLMDIGRKLAPLRDEGVLIVGSGFFTHNLAALRHQGPGVPAWSAEFDAWGREALAAADVDALLDFEHTSPAGRLAHPRTEHFAPLFVTLGAAASDLASPRTPISGFWLGLSKRSLQFG; this is encoded by the coding sequence ATGCCGGCCCTGTACCTGAGCCACGGCGCGCCCCCGCTGGCCGACGACCCGCTCTGGCCGGGCGAACTCGCCGCCTGGTCGGCGCGGCTGCCGCGGCCCCGGGCGATCCTGATGGTCTCGGCCCACTGGGAGGAGGCCCCGCTCGCCCTCGGCGCCACGGAGCCGGTCCCGCTCGTCCACGACTTCCGGGGCTTCCCCGAGCACTACTACCGGGTGCGCTACGACGCCCCCGGCGCGCCCGCACTGGCAGCGTCGGTTCGGAAGCTGCTGCGGGCCCCCGGCACCCCGGTGCAGGACGTCCCGGCCCGCGGCCTCGACCACGGGGCGTACGTCCCGCTGGTGGAGATGTACCCGGAGGCTGACATCCCGGTCCTGCAGATCTCCCTGCCCACGCTGGACCCGGCCCGCCTGATGGACATCGGGCGCAAGCTGGCTCCGCTGCGCGACGAGGGGGTGCTGATCGTGGGCAGCGGCTTCTTCACCCACAACCTGGCGGCCCTGCGCCACCAGGGCCCGGGCGTTCCCGCCTGGTCGGCGGAGTTCGACGCGTGGGGCCGCGAGGCGCTCGCCGCCGCCGACGTGGACGCGCTGCTGGACTTCGAGCACACGTCCCCGGCCGGCCGCCTGGCCCACCCCCGCACGGAGCACTTCGCCCCGCTCTTCGTCACCCTCGGCGCGGCCGCATCCGACCTCGCCTCTCCCCGCACGCCGATATCCGGCTTCTGGCTGGGCCTCTCGAAGCGCTCGCTCCAGTTCGGCTAG
- a CDS encoding TetR/AcrR family transcriptional regulator — protein MKSPATTPAAPRAAPRAPVGLAEPAPPQGPSRAKPSRVPKPRADAVRNRERILTAAREMFVEWGVEAPLDEIARRAGVGNATLYRHFPDRAVLVHHVVLFVMDRVTVHAELALAEEPDALAALRRFTHAAADERIGALCPMLANDFDREHPELLASRHALEEAVETLLAAGQAAGLVRTDIGVGDLMMALSQLSRPLPGTACLDVDRFVHRHLGLFLDGLRAPAGSELPGEAVTLDVLRQKTM, from the coding sequence ATGAAGAGCCCCGCCACCACGCCGGCGGCCCCCCGCGCCGCCCCGCGGGCGCCGGTGGGCCTGGCCGAGCCCGCGCCCCCGCAGGGGCCGTCGCGGGCCAAGCCGTCCAGGGTTCCGAAGCCGCGCGCCGACGCCGTCCGCAACCGCGAGCGGATCCTGACCGCGGCCCGCGAGATGTTCGTGGAGTGGGGCGTCGAGGCCCCGCTCGACGAGATCGCCCGCCGGGCCGGGGTCGGCAACGCCACCCTCTACCGGCACTTCCCCGACCGGGCCGTCCTCGTCCACCACGTGGTGCTCTTCGTGATGGACCGGGTCACCGTCCACGCCGAGCTCGCCCTGGCCGAGGAGCCCGACGCCCTCGCCGCGCTGCGCCGCTTCACGCACGCCGCCGCGGACGAGCGGATCGGCGCCCTGTGCCCCATGCTCGCCAACGACTTCGACCGCGAGCACCCCGAACTCCTCGCGTCCCGACACGCCTTGGAAGAGGCCGTCGAGACGCTGCTGGCCGCCGGCCAGGCCGCCGGACTCGTCCGCACGGACATCGGCGTCGGCGACCTGATGATGGCCCTGTCCCAGCTCAGCCGCCCGCTGCCGGGTACCGCCTGCCTCGACGTGGACCGGTTCGTCCACCGTCATCTCGGGCTGTTCCTCGACGGGTTGCGGGCCCCGGCGGGCTCGGAACTGCCGGGCGAGGCCGTCACCCTCGACGTCCTGAGGCAGAAAACCATGTGA
- a CDS encoding lantibiotic dehydratase, giving the protein MAAPAPHPGGDTPDPSTFRCADTLLFRAAPRPPEPAGTEPDEPGDREADLRARLRAAAADTRLLEAVSLASPSLSRTLDAVLAGEPVRVKQLRRAVRALARYRLRMSGRATPFGTMAGVAAIGFAETAKVGWGERHRKAVRPDMGWLTEVVAALEREPAVLRPLRVVTNDLCFVRGDRLVVPYVPAPGAGVRPAAQEVSVRAGEVVRRVAERAAAPVRFGDLLAELLAAYPGAAAATVERLLVDLIGSEVLLTELRPPLDGADPLGHVRGLLAREGEPLPEDVRRIADELAVIHGELDAYAAAPLGSGLAVRDSARRRMAGLHPADQLLQVDLGLDVDVRLPDVVRAEVERAAEALWRLASARPGPAHLRQYHEDFLERYGAGRSVPLKELLDPDTGLGGPAGYRLPATARTLRGGPADPTGPQEQDRLLTELAQEASLSGEREIVLDDVLLARLAGDGGGGGRGGGAPVPPPSFEILAQLLADTPEALADGDFRLVVTGGARTAGAHAGRFGSVLGADDADVTELVRRVPGGAPGAVAAQLRFPPPRGATANVALVPRRLEHTLTLGAFADRGDGGDGADGGGSGGGSDLGVSDLAVVADVHRLAVVAPRLGREVVPVVPSMLATVWHAPNAARFLHEVTENGLPAWPRWRWGTADTLPYLPRVRRGRTVLALARWRPTDPALQDRTTAPGDWERLFDAWRSRWRVPDRVESVNGDNRIALDLRRPFHRALLRDEWLRRPGGALQELPVSCGHGWGWLADGVEPQGAAGRVNEIAFPLVRAAAAAPALRPVAAPAPRRARTAHAPGSRWLYAKVYGSAERQDEILARRLPQLLEQLPGAVDRWFYLRYVDPDAHLRLRFHGDPAVLTGELLPRLSAWSDRLAADGLGGRLVLDTYEPELERYGGPGAAAAAERAFHADSVACLEQAALLERRELTLDRTVLTALGYIDLACRLAGTAQGVRHLVERAAPPGAAEPARAAKDLARELADPLGGWRQLRALPGGPALLACWERRAPALAGYGALLREVGSGPGPLDALLHMHHNRLTGIDRPAEERSFALAAVALRSRLDRARAQA; this is encoded by the coding sequence GTGGCGGCACCCGCACCCCACCCGGGCGGTGACACCCCTGATCCGTCGACGTTCCGTTGCGCCGACACCCTGCTGTTCCGGGCCGCGCCCCGGCCGCCGGAGCCCGCCGGCACCGAGCCGGACGAGCCCGGCGACCGGGAGGCGGACCTGCGGGCCCGGCTCCGGGCCGCCGCGGCCGACACCCGGCTCCTGGAGGCGGTCTCGCTGGCGAGCCCGTCGCTGAGCCGTACCCTCGACGCGGTGCTCGCCGGGGAGCCGGTCCGCGTCAAGCAACTGCGCCGCGCCGTACGGGCACTGGCCCGCTACCGGCTGCGGATGTCCGGCCGGGCCACGCCGTTCGGGACGATGGCCGGGGTCGCCGCGATCGGCTTCGCCGAGACGGCCAAGGTCGGCTGGGGCGAGCGCCACCGCAAGGCCGTCCGGCCCGACATGGGCTGGCTGACCGAGGTGGTGGCCGCCCTGGAGCGGGAGCCCGCCGTCCTGCGGCCGCTGCGCGTCGTCACCAACGACCTGTGCTTCGTACGGGGCGACCGGCTGGTCGTCCCCTACGTCCCGGCGCCCGGGGCCGGCGTCCGGCCGGCCGCCCAGGAGGTCTCCGTGCGGGCGGGCGAGGTGGTGCGGCGCGTGGCCGAACGCGCCGCCGCGCCCGTGCGGTTCGGGGACCTGCTCGCCGAGCTCCTCGCCGCGTACCCCGGGGCGGCCGCGGCCACCGTGGAGCGGTTGCTCGTTGACCTGATCGGCTCCGAGGTGCTGCTGACGGAGCTGCGCCCGCCGCTGGACGGCGCCGATCCGCTGGGTCACGTACGGGGGCTGCTGGCGCGGGAGGGTGAGCCGCTGCCCGAAGACGTGAGGCGGATCGCCGACGAACTAGCCGTGATTCACGGTGAGTTGGACGCGTACGCGGCGGCCCCGCTGGGCTCCGGGCTCGCGGTGCGGGATTCCGCGCGCCGCCGGATGGCCGGCCTGCACCCCGCCGATCAGCTGCTCCAGGTGGACCTCGGGCTCGACGTGGACGTCCGGCTGCCGGACGTCGTGCGCGCCGAGGTGGAGCGGGCCGCCGAGGCCCTGTGGCGGCTGGCCTCCGCACGGCCGGGGCCGGCCCATCTGCGCCAGTACCACGAGGACTTCCTGGAACGCTACGGCGCCGGACGCTCCGTACCGCTCAAGGAACTCCTCGATCCGGACACCGGCCTCGGCGGTCCGGCCGGGTACCGGCTGCCCGCCACCGCGCGGACCCTGCGCGGCGGGCCGGCCGACCCGACCGGGCCGCAGGAGCAGGACCGGCTGCTGACCGAGCTCGCCCAGGAGGCTTCGCTGAGCGGTGAGCGGGAGATCGTGCTGGACGACGTACTGCTGGCGCGGCTGGCCGGGGACGGTGGCGGGGGTGGTCGCGGGGGCGGTGCCCCGGTGCCACCGCCCTCCTTCGAGATCCTGGCGCAGCTGCTCGCCGACACCCCCGAGGCCCTCGCCGACGGGGACTTCCGGCTGGTCGTCACCGGTGGGGCGCGTACGGCCGGCGCGCACGCCGGACGCTTCGGGTCCGTGCTGGGCGCCGACGACGCCGACGTCACCGAGCTGGTCCGGCGGGTGCCCGGGGGCGCGCCGGGCGCCGTCGCCGCGCAGCTGCGGTTCCCGCCGCCGCGCGGCGCGACCGCCAACGTGGCGCTGGTCCCGCGCCGCCTGGAGCACACCCTCACCCTGGGCGCGTTCGCGGACCGGGGTGACGGCGGTGACGGCGCAGACGGTGGCGGCAGCGGTGGCGGCAGCGACCTGGGCGTGTCCGACCTGGCCGTCGTCGCCGACGTGCACCGGCTCGCCGTGGTCGCGCCCCGGCTGGGCCGCGAGGTCGTCCCCGTCGTCCCCAGCATGCTCGCGACGGTCTGGCACGCGCCGAACGCGGCCCGGTTCCTGCACGAGGTGACCGAGAACGGCCTCCCGGCCTGGCCGCGCTGGCGCTGGGGCACCGCCGACACCCTGCCCTACCTGCCGAGGGTGCGGCGCGGCCGCACCGTGCTCGCCCTGGCCCGCTGGCGCCCGACAGACCCGGCGCTCCAGGACCGGACCACCGCCCCGGGCGACTGGGAGCGGCTCTTCGACGCCTGGCGCTCCCGGTGGCGGGTGCCCGACCGGGTCGAGAGCGTCAACGGGGACAACCGCATCGCCCTCGACCTGCGGCGGCCCTTCCACCGCGCGCTGCTGCGCGACGAGTGGCTGCGCCGGCCCGGCGGCGCCCTCCAGGAGCTGCCGGTGAGCTGCGGGCACGGGTGGGGGTGGCTGGCCGACGGTGTGGAGCCGCAGGGGGCCGCGGGCCGGGTCAACGAGATCGCGTTCCCGCTGGTCCGGGCGGCGGCCGCCGCTCCGGCCCTGCGGCCGGTTGCCGCGCCCGCGCCCCGGCGCGCCCGTACCGCCCACGCTCCCGGCTCGCGGTGGCTGTACGCGAAGGTGTACGGCTCGGCCGAGCGCCAGGACGAGATCCTCGCACGCCGGCTGCCGCAACTGCTGGAGCAGCTGCCCGGGGCGGTCGACCGCTGGTTCTACCTCCGCTACGTCGACCCGGACGCCCATCTGCGGCTGCGCTTCCACGGCGACCCCGCCGTGCTCACCGGGGAGCTGCTGCCCCGGCTGAGCGCCTGGTCGGACCGGCTCGCCGCCGACGGGCTCGGGGGCCGGCTGGTCCTGGACACCTACGAACCCGAACTCGAACGCTACGGGGGGCCCGGCGCGGCGGCCGCCGCCGAGCGCGCCTTCCACGCCGACAGCGTCGCCTGCCTGGAGCAGGCCGCGCTGCTGGAGCGCCGCGAACTGACCCTGGACCGGACCGTGCTGACCGCCCTCGGGTACATCGACCTGGCCTGCCGCCTCGCCGGTACGGCACAGGGCGTGCGCCACCTCGTCGAGCGCGCGGCGCCGCCCGGGGCCGCCGAGCCCGCGCGCGCCGCCAAGGACCTGGCCCGCGAGCTGGCCGACCCGCTCGGCGGCTGGCGTCAGCTGCGCGCCCTGCCCGGCGGCCCGGCGCTGCTGGCCTGCTGGGAGCGGCGCGCGCCCGCCCTGGCCGGGTACGGGGCGCTGCTGCGGGAAGTCGGCTCCGGCCCGGGGCCGTTGGACGCGCTGCTGCACATGCACCACAACCGGCTGACCGGCATCGACCGCCCCGCCGAGGAGCGCTCCTTCGCCCTGGCCGCCGTGGCGCTGCGCAGCCGCCTCGACCGAGCGCGGGCGCAGGCGTGA
- a CDS encoding endonuclease/exonuclease/phosphatase family protein codes for MAALAGGLGAVMVLHAWIPNRPGNLGSLVQTLLPWTGAAVVPLLGAALVRRSRVALVAVLVPALAWAVLFGPALLADHRAPAGAAADLTAVTHNADDVNPDPAGTARALAASGADLVAVQELVEPAAATYARVLAERYPYHYVHGTVGLWSRHPLSDTRPLAVMPLPRALRATAETPRGPVTVYVAHLPSVRVRAAGFTAGRRNAAALRLAEEVRTGPPGRTLLLGDLNSTTRDDAVAPLLGGNGLRSAQEAAGAGYGFSWPAAFPVARIDQILVRGLTPVSAWTLPATASDHLPVAASFRFR; via the coding sequence GTGGCCGCCCTGGCCGGGGGACTGGGCGCGGTGATGGTGCTGCACGCCTGGATACCCAACCGGCCCGGGAACCTCGGCAGCCTGGTCCAGACGCTGCTGCCCTGGACCGGCGCGGCCGTCGTGCCGCTGCTCGGCGCCGCGCTGGTGCGGCGCTCGCGGGTCGCGCTGGTCGCGGTGCTGGTGCCCGCGCTCGCGTGGGCCGTGCTGTTCGGGCCGGCTCTCCTCGCCGACCACCGCGCGCCCGCCGGCGCCGCCGCCGATCTCACCGCCGTCACCCACAACGCGGACGACGTGAACCCCGACCCCGCCGGGACCGCCCGGGCCCTCGCCGCCTCGGGCGCCGACCTCGTCGCCGTCCAGGAGCTCGTCGAGCCCGCGGCCGCCACGTACGCGCGGGTGCTCGCCGAGCGGTACCCGTACCACTACGTCCACGGCACCGTCGGGCTCTGGAGCCGGCACCCGCTGAGCGACACCCGCCCGCTGGCGGTCATGCCGCTGCCCCGCGCGCTGCGCGCCACCGCCGAGACCCCGCGGGGGCCCGTCACGGTGTACGTGGCCCACCTGCCCTCCGTGCGCGTGCGCGCGGCCGGGTTCACCGCGGGCCGGCGCAACGCGGCCGCGCTGCGCCTCGCCGAGGAGGTGCGCACCGGCCCGCCCGGCCGCACCCTGCTGCTCGGCGACCTCAACAGCACCACCCGCGACGACGCCGTGGCCCCGCTGCTCGGCGGCAACGGGCTGCGCTCGGCCCAGGAGGCGGCGGGCGCGGGCTACGGGTTCAGCTGGCCGGCCGCGTTCCCGGTGGCCCGGATCGACCAGATCCTGGTGCGCGGCCTGACACCGGTCTCCGCGTGGACCCTGCCGGCGACGGCCAGCGACCACCTCCCGGTGGCCGCCTCGTTCCGCTTCCGGTGA
- a CDS encoding M6 family metalloprotease domain-containing protein has translation MPQTRHRIRTPRRTCVYIGLTALALGITATASTGIASRPHSASGPVATTAESALAPCRITGTMGVQMSEGLPTPAGYSRSTGEVRALNLMIDFPDAKGEGTAADRLAEFFPQTSDWFRTSSYGRLTYRAEAPVRDWLRMPMPFSAYGIERGSAYEPGYRQLVEHIVKAADPEVDFSRYDLVNILVTPNAGPSALDTVLSVTFSGNAEAPMADGVPLSNTSFVYSRQDDGSGSYRETGYRVLPHENGHVFGLPDLYTADGGGAVGHWDIMSEDWGANNDLLGWHKWKLGWLDGTQISCAAKSGVSDHTLTPLAVEGGMKLAFIPLSESAGYAVEVRTRAGNDESVCKPGVLIYKVDSDVDTGRGPVIVSDSAAASGGCTRRPNVHAELSDAPFRPGETFTDEKAGISVSVVGELRGGGYQVRVTRP, from the coding sequence ATGCCGCAGACCCGCCACCGGATACGCACACCACGCCGTACCTGCGTGTACATCGGCCTCACCGCGCTGGCCCTCGGCATCACGGCGACCGCGAGCACCGGGATAGCCAGTCGGCCCCACTCCGCCTCCGGGCCGGTGGCGACCACGGCCGAGTCGGCGCTGGCGCCCTGCCGGATCACCGGCACGATGGGCGTGCAGATGTCCGAGGGCCTGCCGACCCCGGCCGGATACTCCCGCTCGACCGGCGAGGTCCGGGCCCTGAACCTGATGATCGACTTCCCGGACGCCAAGGGCGAGGGCACGGCCGCCGACCGGCTGGCCGAGTTCTTCCCGCAGACGTCCGACTGGTTCCGCACCAGCTCCTACGGTCGGCTGACCTACCGGGCCGAGGCCCCCGTACGGGACTGGCTGCGGATGCCGATGCCGTTCTCGGCGTACGGGATCGAGCGCGGGTCCGCGTACGAGCCGGGCTACCGCCAGCTCGTCGAGCACATCGTGAAGGCCGCCGACCCCGAGGTGGACTTCAGCCGGTACGACCTGGTCAACATCCTGGTCACGCCGAACGCCGGGCCCTCCGCGCTGGACACCGTCCTGTCGGTGACCTTCTCGGGGAACGCCGAGGCACCGATGGCCGACGGGGTTCCGCTCTCCAACACGTCCTTCGTCTACAGCCGGCAGGACGACGGCTCGGGCTCCTACCGGGAGACCGGCTACCGAGTGCTCCCCCACGAGAACGGGCACGTCTTCGGACTGCCGGACCTGTACACCGCCGACGGCGGCGGCGCGGTCGGGCACTGGGACATCATGAGCGAGGACTGGGGCGCCAACAACGACCTGCTGGGCTGGCACAAGTGGAAGCTGGGCTGGCTGGACGGCACGCAGATCAGCTGCGCCGCGAAGTCGGGCGTCAGCGACCACACGCTCACCCCGCTGGCGGTGGAGGGCGGCATGAAGCTGGCCTTCATACCGCTGTCGGAGAGCGCCGGGTACGCGGTGGAGGTGCGGACCCGGGCCGGGAACGACGAGTCCGTGTGCAAGCCGGGCGTGCTCATCTACAAGGTGGACTCGGACGTGGACACCGGGCGCGGCCCGGTGATCGTGTCGGACAGCGCGGCCGCGAGCGGCGGCTGTACGCGGCGGCCCAATGTGCACGCGGAGCTCTCGGACGCGCCCTTCAGGCCGGGCGAGACCTTCACCGACGAGAAGGCGGGCATCAGCGTCTCGGTCGTCGGCGAGCTGCGGGGCGGCGGCTACCAGGTACGGGTGACCCGGCCCTGA
- a CDS encoding Uma2 family endonuclease, whose amino-acid sequence MTALAHETLEAVMPKVATPPSDLDDVLWQAWKAMELPEGYHAEIVEGFIEVSPTGRYSHGRIANRLRDRLVAFLAESEFAARQDMNVIHKRKVWIPDVFIALEDAEEHVVEDGLGIDASGVELIAEVVSPGRESRDRDRDRKRRAYAKAGIPVYLIIDDHDGHGSVRMLSDPVPDKALYASEVRMPYGTEVIISEGPAKGFVIDERITGALRVKG is encoded by the coding sequence ATGACCGCTCTCGCCCACGAGACGCTGGAGGCCGTAATGCCGAAGGTCGCGACTCCCCCGTCGGACCTTGACGACGTCCTGTGGCAGGCATGGAAGGCCATGGAACTCCCCGAGGGCTACCACGCCGAGATCGTCGAGGGGTTCATCGAGGTGTCACCCACGGGTCGCTACTCACACGGCCGGATCGCCAATCGCCTGCGGGACAGGCTGGTCGCGTTCCTCGCAGAGAGCGAGTTCGCCGCCCGCCAGGACATGAACGTCATCCACAAGCGCAAGGTGTGGATCCCGGACGTGTTCATCGCCTTGGAGGACGCCGAGGAACACGTCGTCGAGGACGGTCTCGGGATCGACGCCTCCGGCGTGGAGCTGATCGCCGAAGTGGTCTCGCCCGGCAGGGAGAGCCGCGATCGTGACCGTGACCGGAAGCGACGTGCGTACGCGAAGGCCGGAATTCCCGTGTACCTGATCATCGACGACCACGACGGCCACGGCAGTGTCCGGATGCTGTCCGACCCCGTACCCGACAAGGCGCTGTACGCGTCCGAGGTGCGGATGCCCTACGGGACCGAAGTGATCATCTCCGAGGGGCCCGCCAAGGGCTTCGTCATCGACGAGCGCATCACCGGGGCGCTGCGGGTCAAGGGCTAG
- a CDS encoding glutamate synthase subunit beta, which produces MTDPFGFMKIPRRPVPARPVVERLADWREVYAGQALLPLVSEQADRCMDCGLPFCHSGCPLGNLIPEWNAYAARGNWRAAYDRLHATNNFPEVTGRLCPAPCEDACVLSINADPVTIKNVEQAIADEGLRRGYLAPRPPERLSGKTVAVIGSGPAGLAAAQQLTRAGHTVAVYERSDRLGGLLRYGIPEFKLEKAQLELRIGQMREEGTVFRTGVDVGGRAGEDGEALDAARLRRRFDAVVVAVGALEGRELPVPGRELHGIHPAMEYLTCANRVQEGDYPVSPVSAEGRHVVIVGGGDTGSDCLGTALRQGALSVVQLDINPLPGESRPDHQPWPVYPKVYRISHAHEEARGREGRDPRLFASATLRFEGDAAGRVRALRLTAVEPVTRRPRGNSERVLPAGLVLLALGFSGPEHAGGLADGLGLTRDARGAFARSAGFAALGGPRSSGVFVAGDAGRGQSLVVWAIAEGRSAAAAVDRYLTGTTELPAPVTAYDVPMTA; this is translated from the coding sequence ATGACCGATCCGTTCGGGTTCATGAAGATCCCGCGGCGTCCCGTGCCCGCTCGGCCCGTGGTGGAGCGGCTCGCGGACTGGCGGGAGGTGTACGCGGGGCAGGCGCTGCTCCCGCTCGTCTCCGAGCAGGCCGACCGGTGCATGGACTGCGGTCTGCCCTTCTGCCACAGCGGGTGCCCGCTGGGGAACCTGATCCCCGAGTGGAACGCGTACGCGGCCCGCGGCAACTGGCGCGCCGCCTACGACCGGCTGCACGCCACCAACAACTTCCCCGAGGTGACCGGCCGGCTCTGCCCGGCCCCCTGCGAGGACGCCTGCGTGCTGTCGATCAACGCGGACCCGGTGACGATCAAGAACGTGGAGCAGGCCATCGCCGACGAGGGCCTGCGCCGCGGCTACCTCGCGCCGCGCCCCCCGGAGCGGCTCAGCGGGAAGACCGTCGCGGTCATCGGCTCCGGCCCCGCCGGGCTGGCCGCCGCGCAGCAGCTGACGCGCGCCGGGCACACCGTCGCCGTGTACGAGCGCTCCGACCGCCTCGGCGGGCTGCTGCGCTACGGGATACCGGAGTTCAAGCTGGAGAAGGCGCAGCTGGAGCTGCGGATCGGGCAGATGCGGGAGGAGGGGACCGTCTTCCGTACGGGGGTGGACGTCGGGGGCCGGGCCGGGGAGGACGGCGAGGCCCTGGACGCGGCGCGGCTGCGCCGGCGGTTCGACGCCGTGGTCGTCGCGGTCGGCGCCCTGGAGGGCCGGGAGCTGCCCGTACCCGGTCGGGAGCTCCACGGCATCCACCCGGCCATGGAGTACCTGACCTGCGCGAACCGGGTCCAGGAAGGGGACTACCCAGTGTCCCCGGTCAGCGCCGAGGGGCGGCACGTGGTGATCGTCGGCGGCGGGGACACCGGCTCGGACTGCCTGGGCACCGCGCTGCGGCAGGGCGCGCTCTCCGTGGTCCAGCTGGACATCAACCCGCTGCCCGGCGAGAGCCGGCCGGACCACCAGCCGTGGCCGGTGTACCCCAAGGTCTACCGGATCTCCCACGCCCACGAGGAGGCGCGCGGCCGCGAGGGACGCGACCCCCGGCTGTTCGCCAGCGCCACCCTGCGCTTCGAGGGCGACGCGGCGGGCCGGGTGCGGGCCCTGCGGCTGACCGCCGTGGAACCGGTGACCCGGCGGCCGCGCGGCAACAGCGAGCGCGTCCTGCCGGCCGGGCTGGTCCTGCTGGCGCTCGGTTTCAGCGGCCCTGAGCACGCCGGTGGTCTGGCCGACGGGCTCGGCCTGACCCGGGACGCCCGCGGCGCCTTCGCCCGTAGCGCCGGGTTCGCGGCCCTCGGCGGCCCCCGGTCCTCGGGGGTGTTCGTCGCGGGCGACGCGGGACGGGGCCAGTCCCTGGTGGTGTGGGCCATCGCCGAGGGCCGGTCGGCGGCCGCCGCAGTCGACCGCTACCTCACCGGGACCACCGAACTGCCCGCGCCGGTCACGGCGTACGACGTCCCGATGACGGCCTGA